The Desulfatiglans sp. genome window below encodes:
- a CDS encoding SDR family oxidoreductase, producing the protein MIQSITSMKNAFDLTGKNALITGGNRGLGLGIANAMAQSGANIAIFCRDTGKAKEAMAELNAIGGRHGVFSCDITDIKSVRKSVKEAYDAYKNFDILVNNAGISCFNELLNMDDELTDWYNVVNTDLNGTVHMTYEVGKRMRDAGKGGSIINITSNAAFIVNKTQPMSPYSTAKAAASHFTRCMAVEMGKYNIRVNAIAPGFTNSELSKFIPESELSYIINQMPARRFGEPIEVGAMAVYLASPASAQVTGTVMVIDGGYMLSC; encoded by the coding sequence ATGATCCAGTCAATTACCAGCATGAAAAACGCATTTGATCTTACCGGAAAAAACGCCCTCATAACCGGGGGTAACAGGGGGCTTGGTCTGGGGATAGCTAATGCAATGGCGCAGAGCGGCGCCAATATTGCCATCTTCTGCCGTGATACAGGCAAGGCAAAGGAGGCCATGGCCGAGCTTAACGCTATTGGCGGCAGGCATGGGGTTTTTTCATGTGATATTACCGACATAAAGAGCGTACGAAAGTCTGTTAAGGAGGCATACGATGCCTATAAAAATTTTGATATCCTGGTCAATAATGCAGGTATATCATGCTTTAATGAGCTCCTTAACATGGATGATGAGCTTACCGACTGGTACAATGTGGTTAATACAGACCTGAACGGTACTGTCCATATGACCTATGAAGTAGGAAAAAGGATGAGGGATGCTGGCAAGGGCGGGTCTATCATCAATATCACATCAAATGCGGCGTTTATTGTTAACAAGACACAGCCCATGAGCCCTTACAGTACTGCCAAGGCAGCAGCCAGCCACTTTACACGCTGCATGGCTGTTGAAATGGGCAAATACAATATCCGTGTAAATGCAATAGCTCCCGGTTTTACCAATTCCGAGCTTTCCAAATTTATACCTGAGAGTGAGCTTTCATATATAATCAACCAGATGCCGGCCAGGCGGTTTGGTGAACCGATCGAGGTGGGGGCAATGGCCGTATACCTTGCTTCACCAGCATCTGCTCAGGTAACCGGCACTGTAATGGTTATTGATGGGGGGTATATGCTCTCGTGTTGA
- a CDS encoding glycyl-radical enzyme activating protein has product MESAVITNIQGYSIHDGPGIRTVVFFKGCPLSCKWCQNPECISGLPQIGFIELLCKGCGKCLETCPNNAISTDNGKHRIDYSLCNSCGICTENCMYGALVKYGKHMTVDEVWDEVRRDKIFYDTSKGGVTVSGGEPMLHPDFVKRLFELCHGEHINTCIETCGNVKLNSFQEVLPVTDHFLFDLKHMDEEIHKANTGNTNNMILENAAFLVQNNADIIFRNPLIPGVNDTETNIDATAGFLKGLGNNALRLELMPFHRMGKDKYRALDMAYRMGETAIMKIEEIEMVKKAYTDRGINCTISR; this is encoded by the coding sequence ATGGAAAGTGCAGTTATCACCAATATTCAGGGGTATTCAATACACGATGGTCCGGGTATACGGACAGTGGTTTTTTTCAAGGGCTGCCCCCTCTCATGCAAATGGTGTCAGAACCCTGAATGCATATCAGGCTTGCCTCAGATAGGTTTTATCGAGCTCTTATGCAAAGGCTGCGGAAAATGTCTTGAAACCTGCCCGAATAATGCAATCAGTACAGACAATGGCAAGCACCGTATTGATTATTCCCTCTGTAATTCCTGCGGTATATGCACTGAAAACTGTATGTATGGCGCCCTTGTAAAATATGGAAAGCACATGACTGTTGATGAGGTATGGGATGAGGTGAGGCGTGACAAGATTTTTTATGATACTTCAAAAGGCGGTGTAACTGTATCGGGGGGCGAACCCATGCTGCACCCTGACTTTGTGAAACGACTTTTTGAGTTATGCCACGGGGAGCATATAAATACCTGCATTGAGACCTGCGGTAATGTGAAATTAAACAGCTTTCAGGAGGTTCTGCCTGTAACAGATCATTTTCTATTTGATCTTAAACACATGGATGAGGAAATCCATAAGGCTAACACAGGCAATACCAATAACATGATACTGGAAAATGCAGCATTCCTGGTTCAAAACAATGCGGATATCATATTCCGCAATCCCCTGATACCAGGCGTAAATGATACTGAAACAAATATTGACGCAACAGCAGGGTTCTTAAAGGGGCTCGGTAATAATGCATTAAGGCTTGAACTCATGCCCTTTCACAGGATGGGCAAGGACAAGTACAGGGCGCTCGATATGGCGTATCGTATGGGAGAGACCGCTATTATGAAAATAGAAGAGATAGAAATGGTTAAAAAGGCATATACTGATCGTGGTATAAACTGCACGATCTCAAGGTAA
- a CDS encoding 4Fe-4S binding protein, giving the protein MSFRNIILYVMSGTGNTYRVAEWMKEIAESHAVPTEIKMIDHVKHGDEIKPEEESLLGVMFPAHGLMAPWSMIKFLFCIPSGNNAPVVIISTRGGIPLGPVVIPGAVGFGNFLAAIILLVKRYRVKGMFSLDMPVNMINFHWGMNTKNIESMLIRARGKIGPVMDRILNGKKVFYFGNNLWELAWAVLLFWLIPVFPIIYLLVGKLFMAKMMFTDNRCNGCGVCAEFCPNQAIRMRQAGKNKVPFWTYHCEACMRCMAYCKKEAIIAGHSWGVLLFFITSVPINFLLLRKTGLFAAMGIENLWVKQIIEMVYVIPAIIISYWIYWLLIRIPFVNTLFTYTSLTRYFRRYHEPETRLKDFEIKNKESLH; this is encoded by the coding sequence ATGTCCTTTCGGAATATAATTTTATATGTGATGAGTGGTACAGGCAATACCTATCGTGTGGCCGAATGGATGAAGGAGATAGCTGAATCCCATGCTGTGCCCACAGAGATCAAAATGATCGACCATGTAAAACATGGAGATGAAATAAAACCGGAGGAAGAAAGTCTGCTTGGTGTAATGTTCCCCGCTCATGGACTGATGGCCCCATGGTCGATGATCAAATTTTTATTTTGCATACCTTCCGGAAATAATGCACCGGTGGTCATCATTTCTACCAGAGGGGGGATACCGCTTGGCCCTGTTGTTATACCTGGGGCTGTAGGTTTTGGAAATTTTCTAGCAGCAATCATTTTATTGGTAAAGAGATACAGGGTTAAGGGCATGTTCAGCCTGGATATGCCTGTGAACATGATAAATTTTCACTGGGGGATGAACACAAAAAATATTGAGTCAATGTTAATCAGGGCAAGGGGCAAAATTGGCCCGGTAATGGATCGTATTCTAAATGGTAAAAAGGTGTTTTATTTCGGGAATAACCTCTGGGAGCTTGCCTGGGCTGTTCTATTGTTCTGGTTGATCCCGGTTTTCCCCATCATTTACCTCCTTGTCGGCAAGCTGTTTATGGCAAAGATGATGTTCACAGACAACCGGTGCAATGGTTGCGGAGTATGCGCCGAATTCTGTCCTAACCAGGCAATCAGGATGAGACAGGCCGGAAAGAACAAAGTGCCTTTCTGGACATACCATTGCGAAGCATGCATGCGATGCATGGCATACTGTAAAAAGGAGGCAATAATTGCAGGCCATTCATGGGGAGTATTACTTTTTTTTATCACATCTGTGCCAATAAATTTTCTATTACTGCGAAAGACAGGTCTGTTCGCCGCTATGGGGATTGAAAACCTCTGGGTAAAACAGATTATTGAAATGGTTTATGTAATTCCTGCCATAATTATTTCATACTGGATATACTGGCTGCTTATCCGGATACCGTTTGTTAATACCCTGTTTACCTACACCTCTCTCACAAGATATTTTCGCAGGTATCATGAGCCCGAAACCAGACTGAAGGATTTTGAGATAAAAAATAAAGAATCTCTTCATTAA
- a CDS encoding type II toxin-antitoxin system prevent-host-death family antitoxin, with amino-acid sequence MLEVNIRDARSNLSALLDRVETGEEIIIKRRGKTIAKIVSPQNNWKLPSLKDFRSSIKIGGKSMSQSIVDARKEDRF; translated from the coding sequence ATGCTGGAAGTCAACATAAGAGATGCGAGATCCAATCTTAGCGCTCTGTTGGACAGGGTTGAGACCGGAGAAGAGATCATTATAAAACGAAGAGGAAAAACAATAGCTAAAATAGTTTCACCTCAGAATAATTGGAAGCTGCCGAGTCTTAAGGATTTTCGGTCATCAATAAAGATAGGTGGTAAATCAATGAGCCAATCGATTGTGGATGCCCGAAAAGAGGATCGTTTTTAA
- a CDS encoding tannase/feruloyl esterase family alpha/beta hydrolase produces MEKRKFKSVRFVYLLGIIILFCLLFSACEKDRPESEPQPDVTTELAVDYTKAEILPVKSCDSMSSFKADDIIQLGATEIPAEAGTPGFCKVRGMLDPEIAFEVNLPEKWNGRFYMIGNGGHAGQSLDDPMQVPQVKEAIGKGFAIALTNTGHDTTKEPGASFVMSNPQKAIDYAYRAVHLTAVTAKAITADYYAAPIKYSYWNSCSNGGRQGMIEAQRFPEDFDGIIANAPWVDQTGFTIGAIWNEKALNGITLTAEKMALVAERVMAKCDEIDGLKDGLIDDPRKCGFDPVKDVPACEEGADRSDCLTIAQAEAIAKVYQGPVSNGENIFPGFMPGSEAVMPGMFGGPSQSGWMGLIIGARPGMPSADFGLAQDTMRYLVHNPPKPDYDCMTFDFNKDIHMLDDWGKIANAKDPDLSRFRDRGGRLLMTYGWADPVLQPMMGVNYYEEALKVNGPGTPEFFRLFMVPGMSHCSGGECPNQFDSVTNIVNWVEKGKAPDKIIAKQIKNGEIIRSRPLCPYPEVARFKGTGSIDDAENFECVTP; encoded by the coding sequence ATGGAGAAAAGAAAATTTAAAAGCGTTCGATTTGTCTATTTGCTCGGTATCATTATTTTATTTTGTCTTTTATTCAGCGCCTGTGAGAAGGATCGCCCTGAAAGCGAACCTCAGCCGGATGTAACAACAGAACTGGCTGTGGATTACACAAAGGCAGAGATATTACCGGTAAAATCATGTGATTCAATGAGCAGTTTTAAGGCAGATGATATAATCCAGCTCGGGGCAACTGAAATACCGGCTGAAGCGGGTACCCCTGGTTTCTGCAAGGTAAGGGGTATGCTTGATCCTGAGATAGCCTTTGAGGTAAACCTCCCTGAAAAATGGAACGGCAGGTTTTATATGATAGGTAATGGCGGTCATGCAGGGCAGTCCCTTGATGATCCTATGCAGGTTCCCCAGGTAAAGGAGGCCATAGGCAAGGGGTTTGCAATTGCCCTCACCAATACAGGCCATGATACAACAAAAGAGCCAGGCGCCTCATTTGTAATGAGCAACCCTCAAAAGGCTATAGATTATGCATATCGGGCAGTCCACCTTACAGCAGTAACTGCCAAGGCAATAACTGCCGACTATTATGCTGCCCCCATAAAATATTCATACTGGAATTCCTGCTCAAACGGGGGGCGCCAGGGGATGATAGAGGCGCAGCGTTTTCCTGAAGATTTTGATGGTATAATAGCAAATGCCCCCTGGGTGGATCAGACAGGTTTTACCATAGGGGCCATATGGAATGAGAAGGCCTTGAATGGCATTACACTTACAGCAGAAAAAATGGCTCTTGTTGCAGAGAGGGTTATGGCAAAGTGTGATGAGATAGACGGTTTAAAGGATGGGCTTATTGATGACCCGCGTAAATGTGGTTTTGACCCTGTTAAAGATGTACCAGCATGTGAAGAGGGGGCAGATAGGTCTGATTGTCTCACGATAGCCCAGGCAGAGGCCATAGCAAAGGTCTATCAGGGGCCTGTAAGCAACGGCGAAAATATTTTTCCCGGTTTCATGCCAGGTAGTGAAGCAGTTATGCCGGGCATGTTTGGCGGGCCCTCGCAGAGCGGCTGGATGGGTCTTATCATAGGTGCGCGACCGGGTATGCCTTCAGCAGATTTTGGCCTGGCCCAGGATACCATGCGTTATCTTGTGCATAATCCGCCCAAACCTGACTATGACTGCATGACATTTGATTTTAATAAGGACATCCATATGCTGGATGATTGGGGAAAAATAGCAAATGCAAAAGATCCTGATCTATCAAGATTCAGGGATCGCGGCGGGAGACTATTAATGACATATGGGTGGGCAGACCCCGTGCTTCAGCCCATGATGGGGGTCAACTATTATGAAGAGGCCCTGAAGGTAAATGGCCCGGGCACCCCTGAATTTTTCAGGCTCTTCATGGTTCCTGGTATGTCACACTGCAGCGGTGGTGAGTGTCCCAACCAGTTTGATTCCGTAACCAATATCGTGAACTGGGTTGAAAAGGGAAAGGCCCCTGATAAAATAATCGCAAAACAGATTAAGAATGGAGAGATCATCCGCTCAAGGCCACTCTGCCCATATCCTGAAGTGGCCCGTTTCAAGGGCACAGGTAGCATTGATGATGCGGAAAACTTTGAATGCGTAACACCATAA
- a CDS encoding tannase/feruloyl esterase family alpha/beta hydrolase, which produces MVNRFKWVFIPVILVFLSTFPAMAADSCERLASLVIKDGKIDTAAIVEAGQFKPPAAGFMMGGPGGNPFQGTPAFCRVTATLTPTSDSDIKIEVWMPKENWNGKLVGIGNGVWAGTISHSSMAEPVSKGYAAVATDTGHAGSGMDAKWAIGHREKLVDFGHRAVHEMTVKAKELLAAYYGKKEDKSFWVSCSTGGRQGLMAAYRYPDDFDGISSMAPANPMVGLMISSLWSGYVAMKDNAYNLSSADLMLSNRAYMDKCDEKDGVKDGIVSWPEMCSYDPKVLACSEAKNENCLTLTQIEALSNVYGGVKNPRTKEVVFSGFTPGSEQMLSMLTSGTEPFPGAVSYFRDIVFEDPAWDFKSFDYDKDLAASYKAASDILDVPPDGLSKFFNGGGKLLLSHGWADGLIPAANTVAFYKTMTEKLDKDNVADSARLFMIPGMSHCSGGTGPNVVDMLSVIDNWVTSGKAPETIIATTAPVPGQKQMTRPLCPYPKVAVYKGSGSTDDAANFECKVK; this is translated from the coding sequence ATGGTTAACAGATTTAAATGGGTTTTTATACCGGTAATACTGGTTTTCCTGTCAACCTTTCCTGCCATGGCAGCAGATTCATGTGAGAGACTTGCCTCTCTTGTAATCAAGGATGGTAAGATAGATACAGCGGCAATTGTTGAGGCCGGTCAGTTTAAACCGCCCGCAGCAGGCTTTATGATGGGCGGGCCTGGAGGTAATCCATTTCAGGGCACCCCTGCATTCTGTCGTGTTACAGCCACACTTACTCCAACCTCTGACTCAGACATTAAAATAGAGGTATGGATGCCAAAAGAAAACTGGAACGGTAAACTTGTTGGTATTGGTAATGGTGTATGGGCAGGGACCATAAGTCATTCGTCCATGGCAGAGCCTGTATCAAAGGGGTATGCCGCGGTTGCTACAGACACCGGTCATGCTGGAAGCGGTATGGATGCAAAATGGGCTATAGGCCATAGAGAAAAGCTCGTTGATTTCGGCCACCGTGCCGTTCATGAGATGACAGTCAAGGCAAAGGAGTTGCTGGCTGCCTATTATGGCAAAAAAGAGGATAAGTCATTCTGGGTGAGCTGTTCAACAGGCGGGCGTCAGGGGCTTATGGCCGCATACAGATACCCGGATGACTTTGACGGCATCTCATCAATGGCCCCGGCCAACCCCATGGTTGGGCTTATGATCAGCTCATTATGGTCAGGTTATGTTGCCATGAAGGACAATGCCTATAATCTTTCTTCTGCTGATCTTATGCTTTCAAATAGGGCATATATGGATAAGTGCGATGAGAAGGATGGTGTAAAGGATGGTATTGTCTCATGGCCGGAGATGTGCAGTTATGACCCCAAAGTGCTTGCATGCAGTGAAGCGAAAAATGAGAATTGCCTGACTTTAACCCAGATTGAGGCGCTGAGTAATGTCTACGGCGGAGTAAAAAATCCACGGACAAAAGAGGTTGTATTCTCAGGTTTTACACCGGGAAGCGAGCAGATGCTTTCCATGCTTACCAGCGGGACTGAACCCTTTCCTGGTGCGGTTTCATATTTCAGGGACATTGTGTTTGAGGATCCTGCATGGGATTTCAAATCCTTTGACTATGATAAAGACCTTGCTGCATCATACAAGGCGGCATCTGATATACTGGATGTGCCGCCGGACGGGCTCTCAAAGTTTTTTAATGGTGGCGGAAAACTTCTGCTTTCACATGGCTGGGCAGATGGCCTTATACCTGCTGCAAATACTGTGGCATTTTATAAGACCATGACAGAAAAGCTCGATAAGGATAACGTTGCTGATTCCGCAAGGCTCTTCATGATCCCGGGGATGAGTCATTGTTCCGGTGGCACAGGGCCAAACGTTGTTGATATGCTATCTGTGATTGATAACTGGGTTACGAGCGGAAAGGCCCCTGAGACCATTATAGCAACCACTGCCCCGGTGCCGGGCCAGAAACAGATGACAAGGCCCCTTTGCCCATACCCGAAGGTAGCTGTATATAAGGGATCAGGAAGCACGGATGATGCAGCCAATTTTGAATGTAAGGTGAAATAG
- a CDS encoding response regulator, protein MVEKPPYEELVERINKLEKEIDKQKKAEDILIEKENSLKTILQNLPGDVIVHDLEGKILLINEEAARVKGYPEKDLLNMHVQDLDPDTVTRNDMENVWLKLKPGKAVRFESVSVRKDGTKYISEVNLNAAELGGKPVILAISFDITEHKRLLNILEQSAEMERLISEISSEFVGLSSDRIDRGIDKALALIGAFSGADRAFVFLFRDDLEIVDNTHEWCAQGINPDKENLKNRELSQYHPMLASYIEKHEVFNMPDVEALPEEFNIEKEHLKANGVKSMVVVPMKLDDRMIGFIGLHSMKRHQAWSNEIQFLLHMAGETLSNAIERRRAEKKLKESEEKLARSKKMESLGLLAGGVAHDLNNVLSGIVSYPELLLLDLPQDSKLRKPINTILESGNRAVAIVQDLLTIARGVASPKEILNLNIIIKDYLDSPEFSKIRQYYPGIKVRTSLDDELFNIHGSAIHIRKIIMNLVSNASEAAESTGQITIFTANKYLDRPVKGYQDVKEGEYIVLSVADNGPGIPHEYIERIFEPFFTKKQIGRSGTGLGLAVVWNILQDHEGYVDVTSDSKGTNFELYFPITRVETRKKEAPLSIDELKGKGETILVVDDVETQREISCSILNALGYNCVAVSCGEDAVQYIKKNPVELILLDMIMEPGINGCETYSRIKKIRPDQKAIIVSGMAETIEVKKTLDLGAGQYLKKPLTLERVGLAVKKELGR, encoded by the coding sequence ATGGTTGAAAAGCCCCCATATGAAGAACTGGTTGAACGGATTAACAAACTTGAAAAGGAAATAGACAAACAGAAAAAAGCTGAAGATATCCTTATAGAAAAGGAGAACAGCCTTAAAACCATACTCCAGAACCTGCCCGGTGATGTGATAGTCCATGACCTTGAAGGAAAAATCCTGCTGATAAATGAGGAGGCCGCAAGGGTAAAGGGTTACCCGGAAAAAGACCTGCTCAATATGCATGTACAGGATCTTGACCCTGATACAGTAACAAGAAACGACATGGAAAATGTGTGGCTTAAACTCAAGCCAGGCAAGGCAGTCCGTTTTGAATCCGTATCAGTCAGAAAGGATGGCACCAAGTACATAAGTGAGGTAAACCTTAACGCCGCTGAACTGGGAGGCAAGCCTGTTATTCTGGCAATATCATTTGACATAACCGAACATAAACGACTGCTTAATATACTGGAGCAGAGCGCTGAAATGGAGCGGCTCATAAGCGAGATATCCTCCGAGTTCGTGGGATTAAGTTCAGACCGGATTGACCGTGGCATAGATAAGGCACTGGCCTTGATTGGTGCATTTTCAGGCGCTGATCGAGCCTTTGTGTTTCTGTTCAGGGATGACCTTGAAATAGTCGACAATACTCACGAATGGTGTGCACAGGGGATCAACCCTGACAAAGAGAATCTGAAGAACAGAGAGCTGTCCCAGTATCACCCAATGCTGGCGAGTTATATCGAGAAACATGAGGTATTTAATATGCCTGATGTTGAGGCCCTGCCAGAGGAATTCAATATTGAAAAAGAACATCTCAAGGCAAATGGTGTAAAATCCATGGTAGTGGTTCCTATGAAGCTTGATGACAGGATGATCGGTTTTATAGGTCTGCATTCGATGAAAAGGCATCAGGCATGGAGTAATGAAATACAGTTTCTATTGCATATGGCAGGGGAAACCCTGAGCAACGCCATAGAGCGCAGGCGCGCAGAAAAAAAGTTGAAAGAAAGTGAAGAGAAACTTGCCAGATCAAAAAAAATGGAATCACTGGGTCTGCTGGCAGGAGGGGTGGCGCATGATCTTAATAATGTCCTGTCAGGGATAGTAAGTTATCCGGAGCTGCTGCTTCTGGATCTGCCGCAGGATAGTAAGCTCAGAAAACCTATAAATACCATACTGGAATCAGGGAACAGGGCTGTTGCGATTGTGCAGGATCTGCTTACCATAGCCAGAGGAGTCGCATCGCCTAAAGAAATTCTAAACCTGAATATTATTATAAAGGACTATTTGGACTCACCCGAGTTCAGCAAAATCAGGCAATATTATCCCGGGATCAAGGTCCGAACTAGCCTGGATGATGAACTGTTCAATATTCATGGGTCTGCTATCCACATAAGAAAGATCATAATGAACCTGGTTTCAAATGCATCAGAGGCAGCTGAGAGTACAGGTCAGATAACCATTTTCACAGCCAACAAATACCTTGACAGGCCTGTTAAGGGATATCAGGATGTTAAAGAAGGAGAATATATTGTTCTTTCAGTAGCGGACAATGGACCTGGCATACCTCATGAGTACATAGAAAGGATATTTGAACCCTTTTTCACCAAAAAGCAAATCGGCAGAAGCGGTACCGGACTTGGTCTTGCCGTTGTATGGAATATACTTCAGGATCACGAAGGATATGTAGATGTAACAAGTGACAGTAAGGGTACAAATTTTGAGCTGTACTTCCCTATAACCAGGGTTGAGACAAGAAAAAAAGAGGCGCCTTTATCCATAGATGAATTAAAGGGTAAAGGAGAGACCATCCTCGTTGTTGATGATGTAGAGACTCAGAGGGAAATCTCATGTTCAATATTAAATGCGCTTGGATACAATTGCGTTGCTGTTTCCTGTGGTGAAGATGCTGTCCAGTATATAAAAAAGAACCCGGTGGAGCTGATTCTGCTTGATATGATAATGGAGCCGGGTATAAACGGGTGCGAAACATACAGCCGAATTAAAAAGATAAGGCCTGATCAGAAGGCCATTATTGTAAGCGGTATGGCTGAAACCATTGAGGTTAAAAAGACCCTGGATCTGGGGGCAGGTCAATACCTCAAAAAGCCACTTACACTTGAACGGGTTGGCCTGGCGGTTAAAAAAGAGCTGGGGAGATGA
- a CDS encoding DUF5597 domain-containing protein, with product MNKIKLYLTVALLFILSLHLYAADPVLKKNDQLPYLTKQGNTTQLIVDNKPFIICGGELGNSTFTSIEYMAPVWPKLKALNMNTVLAPVYWELIEPEEGEFAFELYDQLIGEARKMDLKLILLWFGSWKNSMSSHAPAWVKTDQKRFPRAKDENGISQEILTPLSKNNLKADMNAFNALMRHISEIDSANNTVIMIQPENEIGMLPSARDYSNLANEKFNAPVPIELIKYMTDNRGTLVPEFRAVWERSGSKTKGTWEEVFGKGVHTDEIFMAWHFASYTNAIVETGKKIYPLPMFVNAALNRPDTAPGKGYPSAGPLPHLMDIWKAGGPAIDFLAPDIYFPNIQHWCDLYTRNNNPLFIPEAGIDNGTAAKAFFTLGRYESLGFSPFSVESIENPEESDLAKAYDIIKQITPLITKHQGSDIIDGILVDKKNPEMKVQFGEYEFTVRHTHTLGWEAEAVDEHWVPGGAIIIRTGENEFYVAGSGIAITFIDNSDPGKRIGILKTEEGGLKDNKWQVIRHLNGDQTHQGRHIRVFRNDFSIQRFELYEYR from the coding sequence ATGAATAAAATAAAACTGTATTTAACAGTAGCCCTGCTTTTCATTCTCTCTTTGCATCTTTACGCCGCAGACCCTGTTTTAAAAAAAAATGATCAACTCCCATATCTTACAAAACAGGGAAATACAACCCAATTAATCGTTGATAATAAACCGTTCATCATTTGCGGGGGCGAGCTTGGGAATTCAACCTTTACATCCATTGAGTACATGGCTCCTGTATGGCCAAAATTAAAGGCGTTGAACATGAATACTGTCCTTGCGCCTGTGTACTGGGAACTGATTGAGCCTGAAGAGGGGGAGTTTGCATTTGAGTTGTATGATCAGCTCATAGGCGAGGCCAGAAAAATGGATTTAAAGCTGATCCTGCTCTGGTTCGGATCATGGAAAAACAGTATGTCCTCCCATGCCCCTGCATGGGTCAAAACCGATCAAAAAAGATTTCCAAGGGCCAAGGATGAGAACGGTATCAGCCAGGAGATATTAACACCCTTAAGCAAAAACAATCTCAAGGCCGACATGAATGCATTTAACGCCCTGATGAGACACATAAGTGAGATCGATAGCGCCAATAATACAGTAATAATGATCCAGCCAGAAAACGAGATAGGGATGCTTCCATCAGCCCGTGATTACAGCAATCTGGCGAATGAAAAATTTAATGCCCCTGTTCCAATAGAACTTATAAAATATATGACCGACAACAGGGGAACCCTGGTGCCTGAATTCCGTGCTGTCTGGGAAAGGAGTGGCTCTAAAACAAAAGGGACATGGGAAGAGGTATTTGGTAAAGGTGTGCATACGGATGAAATTTTTATGGCCTGGCACTTCGCCTCCTATACAAATGCTATAGTTGAAACCGGTAAAAAGATTTATCCATTACCCATGTTTGTTAATGCCGCATTAAACCGCCCTGATACCGCGCCGGGTAAGGGCTATCCAAGCGCGGGGCCACTCCCGCACCTCATGGACATCTGGAAGGCAGGTGGACCGGCCATAGATTTTCTGGCGCCGGATATCTATTTCCCAAATATTCAACACTGGTGTGACCTGTACACACGAAATAATAATCCCCTCTTTATCCCTGAGGCGGGAATAGATAATGGCACAGCAGCAAAGGCGTTTTTTACACTTGGCCGCTATGAGAGCCTGGGCTTTTCACCCTTTTCAGTAGAGTCCATTGAAAACCCCGAAGAATCTGATCTCGCAAAGGCATATGATATTATTAAACAGATAACCCCATTGATAACAAAACATCAGGGCAGTGATATTATAGATGGTATTCTTGTTGATAAAAAGAACCCTGAGATGAAAGTACAATTCGGCGAATATGAATTTACAGTAAGGCACACTCATACACTTGGGTGGGAGGCGGAAGCGGTAGACGAACACTGGGTTCCGGGCGGTGCAATAATAATAAGGACAGGTGAGAATGAGTTTTATGTTGCTGGATCAGGTATAGCAATAACCTTCATAGATAATAGTGATCCAGGTAAAAGGATAGGTATCCTCAAAACAGAAGAGGGCGGATTAAAAGACAATAAATGGCAGGTGATCCGCCACTTAAATGGAGACCAGACCCACCAAGGAAGGCATATCAGGGTCTTCAGAAATGATTTCTCCATACAGAGATTTGAGCTGTATGAATATAGATAG
- a CDS encoding GNAT family N-acetyltransferase: MSEIILATKRLRLEKIGEEHKKDLFSLLSNPKVHKYFPKTLDDREKEEFFEKIQHQYNTIGYCFWAVIRKKDETFLGICGLLAQVIEEKKEVEVGYRLSDEFWGNGYGPEAALGCIEYAKEKLKVPSIISLIRSVNIQSIRVAEKNGLVFEKEVMFHDMPHNLYRVLT, translated from the coding sequence ATGTCCGAAATTATTCTGGCAACCAAAAGGCTGCGACTGGAAAAAATTGGTGAAGAGCATAAAAAAGATCTCTTCAGTCTGCTCTCCAATCCAAAGGTTCATAAATATTTCCCTAAGACACTTGATGACAGGGAAAAGGAAGAATTCTTTGAAAAGATACAACACCAGTATAATACGATCGGATATTGCTTCTGGGCTGTTATCAGAAAAAAGGATGAAACATTCTTGGGTATATGCGGACTGTTAGCTCAGGTTATCGAGGAAAAAAAAGAGGTTGAGGTAGGGTATCGTTTATCAGATGAATTCTGGGGGAATGGATACGGCCCTGAAGCAGCATTGGGTTGTATTGAATATGCTAAAGAAAAATTAAAGGTGCCATCAATAATATCTCTAATTCGTTCTGTTAACATTCAATCCATAAGGGTAGCAGAGAAGAATGGTTTAGTTTTTGAGAAAGAGGTAATGTTTCATGATATGCCTCATAATCTTTATCGTGTTTTAACCTAA